The following are encoded together in the Zingiber officinale cultivar Zhangliang chromosome 8A, Zo_v1.1, whole genome shotgun sequence genome:
- the LOC122008401 gene encoding geranylgeranyl transferase type-2 subunit beta 1-like isoform X2: MGELEGKKHVQYIVSVEKKKDSFEALVIEHLRLNGAYWGLTTLDLLNEIEAVKPDEIVQWIMQCQDIGSGGFGGNVGHDPHLLYTLSAVQVLALLNRLDVLDIDKVSDFLRMIVQLYLLVHLSLYLDVAGLQNEDGSFSGDMWGEVDTRFSYIAICCLSLLGQLSKINVESAVNYIVSCKNLDGGFGSIPGGESHAGQIFCCVGTLAITGSLHHVDRDLLGWWLCERQCKDGGLNGRPEKLADVCYSWWVLSSLVMIDRVHWIDKEKLTRFILNCQDKENGGISDRPDNAVDVYHTYFGVAGLSLLEYPGIKPIDPAYALPVDVVNRIFFSK, encoded by the exons ATGGGAGAGTTGGAAGGAAAGAAGCATGTGCAATATATTGTTTCTGTAGAAAAG AAGAAAGACAGTTTTGAGGCTCTGGTGATAGAGCATTTGAGACTGAATGGAGCATACTGGGGTCTTACTACACTTGATTTGCTTAATGAAATTGAAGCTGTGAAACCGGATGAAATTGTGCAGTGGATTATGCAATGTCAAGACATAGGTTCTG GAGGCTTTGGTGGAAATGTTGGACATGATCCACATCTTCTATACACACTAAGTGCTGTTCAAGTTTTAGCCCTTCTTAACAGACTTGATGTTCTTGACATTGATAAAGTTTCGGATT TCCTCAGAATGATAGTTCAACTGTATCTTTTGGTacacttaagtttatatttagaTGTGGCCGGGTTGCAGAATGAAGATGGCTCCTTCTCTGGTGATATGTGGGGTGAAGTTGACACTAG GTTCTCTTATATTGCAATATGCTGTCTCTCACTGTTGGGTCAGCTAAGTAAAATCAATGTGGAGAGTGCTGTAAATTACATTGTAAGTTGTAAAAACTTGGATGGTGGATTCGGCTCTATACCTGGTGGGGAGTCACATGCTGGACAGA TCTTTTGTTGTGTGGGTACCCTTGCAATCACGGGATCTCTGCACCATGTCGACAGAGACCTTCTCGGTTGGTGGCTATGTGAACGGCAATGCAAAGATGGAGGATTGAATGGCCGTCCTGAGAAACTTGCTGAT GTCTGCTATTCTTGGTGGGTATTATCTAGTTTAGTTATGATTGATAGAGTACACTGGATCGATAAAGAAAAACTCACTAGGTTCATCTTGAACTGTCAG GACAAAGAGAATGGAGGAATTTCAGATAGACCAGACAATGCAGTAGATGTCTATCATACCTACTTTGGGGTAGCAG GCTTGTCTCTGCTGGAATACCCAGGAATAAAGCCGATCGATCCTGCCTATGCCTTGCCCGTCGACGTGGTAAATCGAATCTTTTTCAGTAAGTGA
- the LOC122008400 gene encoding probable polygalacturonase At1g80170, with amino-acid sequence MTSLALRQNYTCRGVFLDKTNQRTSSPSSSAVSVMVDPRRAGARSSPGETLSRFMSAAAILLLLLLLFDALLRIDARPEYSPSPMQLLRSDHRDGKVAISVDEFGAKGNGLDDDTAAFKSAWDYACSSPIRMGINFLASNVYLINPIYIGGPCISKMILTISGTIIAPSDPEIWDGHDPRKWIYFHGVNEIVVRGGGTVNGMGHEWWSRSCKRNATNPCRHAPTAITFHRSKHVILQDLNVFNSQQMHVAFTSCSHVRVSRLKVIAPAESPNTDGIHISESRSIVVEGSIISTGDDCISIVGNSSNIQVKGIVCGPGHGISIGSLGKSNSFSKVHHILVEKSLIINSENGLRIKTWQGGSGYARNIKFRNIQMSNVSNPIIIDQYYCDSLSPCENQTSAVEVHDIAFVGIKGTSATQNAIAFSCSDSAPCEKILLTDIQLLLESGGNATAYCWKASGSSSGLITPPSCLSSGLFNLIKQKANSIEGSSSPSR; translated from the exons ATGACATCCTTAGCCCTAAGGCAAAATTACACTTGCCGCGGTGTTTTCCTCGATAAAACAAACCAACGAACGTCCTCGCCTTCCTCGTCGGCGGTGTCGGTGATGGTGGATCCTCGCCGTGCCGGAGCGAGATCATCGCCGGGAGAGACACTGTCTCGGTTCATGTCCGCTGCCgcgatcctcctcctcctcctcctgctcTTCGATGCGCTCCTCCGCATCGATGCTCGCCCCGAGTACTCGCCGTCGCCGATGCAGCTCCTTCGATCGGATCATCGCGATGGGAAAGTCGCGATCTCGGTGGATGAATTCGGAGCTAAAGGCAACGGATTGGATGATGACACCGCG GCTTTCAAAAGTGCATGGGACTATGCTTGTTCATCACCGATTAGAATGGGCATAAACTTTCTTGCAAGTAATGTGTACTTGATTAATCCTATCTATATCGGTGGCCCTTGTATCTCTAAGATGATATTAACG ATATCGGGAACCATAATTGCTCCTTCGGATCCTGAAATTTGGGATGGGCATGATCCTAGAAAATGGATTTACTTTCATGGGGTTAATGAGATAGTTGTGCGTGGCGGTGGAACTGTAAATGGCATGGGACATGAATGGTGGTCAAGGTCCTGCAAAAGAAACGCAACTAAT CCTTGTCGTCATGCTCCAACG GCAATTACTTTTCACAGGAGCAAGCATGTCATCCTCCAAGATTTGAATGTATTCAATAGCCAACAGATGCATGTTGCATTCACCTCTTGCTCTCATGTTCGTGTGTCACGATTGAAGGTGATTGCACCTGCTGAGAGCCCTAATACTGATGGAATTCATATAAGTGAATCTCGGTCCATTGTGGTTGAAGGTAGCATTATTAGCACAG GGGATGACTGCATCTCTATCGTTGGCAATTCTTCCAATATCCAAGTAAAAGGTATCGTATGTGGACCTGGTCACGGTATAAG TATCGGAAGCTTAGgcaaatcaaattccttttcgaAGGTACATCATATACTAGTGGAGAAGAGTCTAATTATCAACAGTGAAAATGGTTTAAGGATCAAAACCTGGCAG GGTGGCAGTGGCTATGCGCGGAACATAAAATTTCGTAACATCCAGATGAGCAATGTTTCAAATCCGATAATCATCGATCAGTATTACTGTGATTCCCTTAGTCCATGTGAAAACCAG ACATCTGCTGTGGAGGTGCATGACATTGCTTTCGTTGGAATAAAAGGAACATCGGCAACGCAAAATGCGATAGCTTTTTCTTGCAGTGATAGTGCTCCCTGTGAGAAAATATTACTCACAGACATTCAGTTGTTACTAGAATCTGGCGGCAATGCAACTGCTTATTGTTGGAAGGCATCAGGTTCTAGTTCTGGTTTAATCACTCCACCTTCTTGTCTATCTAGTGGTCTCTTCAATCTCATCAAACAAAAGGCTAATTCGATCGAAGGTTCCAGCTCGCCAAGTCGATAA
- the LOC122008401 gene encoding geranylgeranyl transferase type-2 subunit beta 1-like isoform X1, protein MQCQDIGSGGFGGNVGHDPHLLYTLSAVQVLALLNRLDVLDIDKVSDFLRMIVQLYLLVHLSLYLDVAGLQNEDGSFSGDMWGEVDTRFSYIAICCLSLLGQLSKINVESAVNYIVSCKNLDGGFGSIPGGESHAGQIFCCVGTLAITGSLHHVDRDLLGWWLCERQCKDGGLNGRPEKLADVCYSWWVLSSLVMIDRVHWIDKEKLTRFILNCQDKENGGISDRPDNAVDVYHTYFGVAGLSLLEYPGIKPIDPAYALPVDVVNRIFFSK, encoded by the exons ATGCAATGTCAAGACATAGGTTCTG GAGGCTTTGGTGGAAATGTTGGACATGATCCACATCTTCTATACACACTAAGTGCTGTTCAAGTTTTAGCCCTTCTTAACAGACTTGATGTTCTTGACATTGATAAAGTTTCGGATT TCCTCAGAATGATAGTTCAACTGTATCTTTTGGTacacttaagtttatatttagaTGTGGCCGGGTTGCAGAATGAAGATGGCTCCTTCTCTGGTGATATGTGGGGTGAAGTTGACACTAG GTTCTCTTATATTGCAATATGCTGTCTCTCACTGTTGGGTCAGCTAAGTAAAATCAATGTGGAGAGTGCTGTAAATTACATTGTAAGTTGTAAAAACTTGGATGGTGGATTCGGCTCTATACCTGGTGGGGAGTCACATGCTGGACAGA TCTTTTGTTGTGTGGGTACCCTTGCAATCACGGGATCTCTGCACCATGTCGACAGAGACCTTCTCGGTTGGTGGCTATGTGAACGGCAATGCAAAGATGGAGGATTGAATGGCCGTCCTGAGAAACTTGCTGAT GTCTGCTATTCTTGGTGGGTATTATCTAGTTTAGTTATGATTGATAGAGTACACTGGATCGATAAAGAAAAACTCACTAGGTTCATCTTGAACTGTCAG GACAAAGAGAATGGAGGAATTTCAGATAGACCAGACAATGCAGTAGATGTCTATCATACCTACTTTGGGGTAGCAG GCTTGTCTCTGCTGGAATACCCAGGAATAAAGCCGATCGATCCTGCCTATGCCTTGCCCGTCGACGTGGTAAATCGAATCTTTTTCAGTAAGTGA
- the LOC122008401 gene encoding geranylgeranyl transferase type-2 subunit beta 1-like isoform X3: protein MGELEGKKHVQYIVSVEKKKDSFEALVIEHLRLNGAYWGLTTLDLLNEIEAVKPDEIVQWIMQCQDIGSGGFGGNVGHDPHLLYTLSAVQVLALLNRLDVLDIDKVSDYVAGLQNEDGSFSGDMWGEVDTRFSYIAICCLSLLGQLSKINVESAVNYIVSCKNLDGGFGSIPGGESHAGQIFCCVGTLAITGSLHHVDRDLLGWWLCERQCKDGGLNGRPEKLADVCYSWWVLSSLVMIDRVHWIDKEKLTRFILNCQDKENGGISDRPDNAVDVYHTYFGVAGLSLLEYPGIKPIDPAYALPVDVVNRIFFSK, encoded by the exons ATGGGAGAGTTGGAAGGAAAGAAGCATGTGCAATATATTGTTTCTGTAGAAAAG AAGAAAGACAGTTTTGAGGCTCTGGTGATAGAGCATTTGAGACTGAATGGAGCATACTGGGGTCTTACTACACTTGATTTGCTTAATGAAATTGAAGCTGTGAAACCGGATGAAATTGTGCAGTGGATTATGCAATGTCAAGACATAGGTTCTG GAGGCTTTGGTGGAAATGTTGGACATGATCCACATCTTCTATACACACTAAGTGCTGTTCAAGTTTTAGCCCTTCTTAACAGACTTGATGTTCTTGACATTGATAAAGTTTCGGATT aTGTGGCCGGGTTGCAGAATGAAGATGGCTCCTTCTCTGGTGATATGTGGGGTGAAGTTGACACTAG GTTCTCTTATATTGCAATATGCTGTCTCTCACTGTTGGGTCAGCTAAGTAAAATCAATGTGGAGAGTGCTGTAAATTACATTGTAAGTTGTAAAAACTTGGATGGTGGATTCGGCTCTATACCTGGTGGGGAGTCACATGCTGGACAGA TCTTTTGTTGTGTGGGTACCCTTGCAATCACGGGATCTCTGCACCATGTCGACAGAGACCTTCTCGGTTGGTGGCTATGTGAACGGCAATGCAAAGATGGAGGATTGAATGGCCGTCCTGAGAAACTTGCTGAT GTCTGCTATTCTTGGTGGGTATTATCTAGTTTAGTTATGATTGATAGAGTACACTGGATCGATAAAGAAAAACTCACTAGGTTCATCTTGAACTGTCAG GACAAAGAGAATGGAGGAATTTCAGATAGACCAGACAATGCAGTAGATGTCTATCATACCTACTTTGGGGTAGCAG GCTTGTCTCTGCTGGAATACCCAGGAATAAAGCCGATCGATCCTGCCTATGCCTTGCCCGTCGACGTGGTAAATCGAATCTTTTTCAGTAAGTGA